Proteins encoded by one window of Candidatus Sumerlaea chitinivorans:
- a CDS encoding Radical SAM domain heme biosynthesis protein: protein MISISRLISDSESFGDSLRYSSTSHTQRHGTTEGRGPVVVWNCTRSCNLRCLHCYYTASPERAPDELSTEEARRMIDDLAAFRVPVLLISGGEPLMRRDILELAEYASGKGIRVTLSTNGTLITRDTVRRLKEIQVGYVGISFDGVGSVHDYFRARDGAFAASVQALRLCLEEGQKVGVRFTMNRHNREELPRIFDFIEAEHIPRACFYHLVYSGRGAQLREQDLTHEETRAALDLIMERAAAFARSGHPREILTVDNHADGVYVYLKLRELGSPRAEQVRQLLAANGGNRSGIAIAAIDHAGNVHPDQFTLNHTLGNIRQQPFSQIWSSDEHPILRGLRNRKSLLKGRCAQCQWLDLCNGNFRARAEAAFGDFWAHDPACYLTDEEIGITSGS from the coding sequence ATGATAAGCATCTCGCGGTTGATATCGGATAGCGAGTCGTTCGGCGACTCACTCCGTTACTCGAGTACATCACATACCCAGCGTCACGGCACCACGGAGGGCCGCGGTCCTGTCGTCGTTTGGAACTGCACACGCTCGTGCAATTTGCGCTGTTTACACTGCTACTATACGGCCTCGCCAGAGCGGGCTCCGGATGAACTTTCGACCGAAGAAGCGCGTCGGATGATCGATGACCTTGCAGCCTTTCGGGTGCCCGTACTTCTAATCTCCGGAGGCGAACCCCTAATGCGTCGCGATATCCTCGAGCTCGCGGAGTACGCGTCGGGCAAGGGGATCCGCGTAACGCTTTCTACAAACGGCACTCTCATCACCCGTGACACGGTGCGCCGCCTCAAAGAGATCCAAGTTGGCTATGTCGGTATCAGTTTCGATGGTGTCGGCTCAGTGCACGATTATTTTCGTGCCCGCGACGGAGCCTTCGCCGCCTCCGTGCAGGCATTACGTCTCTGCTTAGAGGAAGGGCAAAAAGTGGGAGTGCGCTTCACGATGAATCGGCACAACCGCGAGGAGCTTCCGCGGATCTTCGACTTCATCGAGGCGGAACACATTCCCCGCGCGTGTTTCTATCATCTTGTGTACTCAGGCCGAGGGGCTCAGCTCCGCGAACAGGACCTCACGCACGAAGAAACGCGCGCCGCCCTCGACCTAATTATGGAGCGTGCGGCGGCGTTCGCCCGCAGCGGCCATCCCCGCGAGATTCTCACCGTGGATAATCACGCGGATGGGGTTTACGTGTACCTTAAACTGCGCGAGCTTGGCTCGCCGCGCGCAGAACAGGTGCGCCAATTGCTGGCGGCGAATGGCGGGAACCGCAGTGGAATCGCGATTGCCGCCATTGATCATGCGGGCAACGTGCACCCTGACCAGTTTACACTCAACCATACGCTCGGCAATATCCGGCAGCAACCGTTTAGCCAAATCTGGTCCTCGGACGAACACCCGATTTTGCGCGGACTACGTAACCGTAAATCATTGCTCAAGGGACGGTGCGCACAATGCCAGTGGCTGGATTTATGTAACGGCAATTTTCGGGCCCGCGCAGAGGCGGCGTTCGGCGATTTCTGGGCGCACGATCCTGCATGTTACCTGACGGACGAGGAGATCGGCATCACTTCCGGCTCATAA
- a CDS encoding acetyltransferase, with protein sequence MTDSTGVKVRPFEGRDTRELLECWERALPLDGVTLDIFERKVLLDQNYERDSLLVAEVDGHIVGFISCFVLVKPIEKVGHREDTGFITVFGVAPDYRRRGVGSALLAAAEEFFRKRGRRFVCIAPYTPNYFVPGVDKDRYAEGVAFLQRRGFVEYSEGIAADALISKFEIPTEVLEKERQLASEGIVIRHYEREDLVDYIQFQRDHMPGPWVEDARRNLIELTWGRFPADAIWLALDRGKIVGFCQNEREHFGPFGVADAYQGRGIGSVLLARTLYQMRLNGYHSAWVLWTGERALKGVYGRLGFTLTRRFAIMKKDLGA encoded by the coding sequence ATGACAGATTCCACGGGAGTAAAGGTGCGTCCATTCGAGGGAAGAGATACGCGCGAGCTCCTCGAGTGCTGGGAACGAGCGCTTCCGCTCGACGGAGTGACCCTTGATATTTTTGAGCGAAAAGTCCTGCTCGACCAAAACTATGAGCGCGACAGCCTGCTGGTGGCTGAGGTCGACGGGCACATCGTTGGGTTCATTAGCTGCTTCGTCCTCGTAAAACCAATCGAGAAAGTCGGTCATCGCGAGGATACGGGTTTCATCACCGTGTTTGGGGTTGCCCCCGACTACCGGCGGCGCGGTGTGGGAAGCGCTCTTTTAGCGGCCGCGGAAGAGTTTTTCCGGAAACGGGGTCGGCGTTTCGTGTGCATTGCCCCCTACACGCCGAATTATTTCGTGCCCGGCGTGGATAAAGACCGCTATGCCGAAGGGGTCGCTTTCCTCCAGCGGCGTGGATTTGTTGAGTACTCGGAAGGCATTGCAGCCGATGCGCTTATTTCAAAATTTGAGATTCCCACAGAGGTGCTCGAGAAAGAGCGGCAGCTCGCGTCCGAAGGTATTGTGATTCGGCACTACGAGCGCGAGGATCTCGTGGACTACATTCAATTCCAGCGCGACCACATGCCGGGCCCGTGGGTAGAGGATGCCCGCCGCAATCTCATCGAGCTGACGTGGGGGCGCTTTCCTGCCGACGCAATTTGGCTTGCACTCGACCGCGGCAAGATCGTGGGTTTTTGCCAAAACGAGCGCGAGCATTTTGGTCCCTTCGGCGTGGCAGATGCCTATCAGGGGCGCGGGATTGGGTCTGTACTTCTCGCGAGAACACTTTATCAGATGCGGCTCAACGGGTATCATTCGGCATGGGTGCTCTGGACGGGTGAACGCGCACTGAAAGGTGTGTACGGCCGACTCGGCTTCACGCTCACTCGACGCTTTGCGATCATGAAGAAAGACCTCGGCGCGTAG
- a CDS encoding SSU ribosomal protein S12p (S23e), which yields MRLTNGMEVTAYIPGEGHNLQEHSIVLIRGGRVKDLPGIRYHIVRGVLDCQGVGNRKKSRSKYGTKRPKS from the coding sequence GTGCGCTTGACCAACGGCATGGAAGTCACCGCGTATATTCCGGGTGAAGGCCATAACCTGCAGGAGCACTCCATCGTGCTCATCCGCGGAGGCCGCGTGAAGGACCTGCCGGGTATTCGTTATCACATCGTGCGTGGTGTTTTGGATTGCCAAGGAGTTGGCAATCGAAAGAAAAGCCGCTCCAAATACGGAACCAAGCGCCCGAAGAGCTAA
- a CDS encoding ATP-dependent protease HslV: MDQPIQFHATTILAVRRNGQTAVAGDGQVTLGNTVMKSRARKVRRIYDGRILCGFAGAAADAFALFDRLEARVQEFHGNLLRAAVEVAKDWRLDKYLRRLEAMLVAADRDHLLLLSGTGEIIEPDDDILAIGSGGPYALAAARALRAHTELSAKEIAQEAMRIAAGLCIYTNEELIIETLE, from the coding sequence ATGGACCAGCCGATTCAATTTCACGCAACCACGATCCTTGCGGTTCGTCGCAACGGCCAGACCGCCGTTGCGGGGGATGGTCAGGTCACCCTTGGCAATACCGTAATGAAATCCCGGGCGCGCAAAGTGCGGCGAATCTACGACGGGCGAATTCTTTGTGGGTTCGCCGGCGCCGCGGCGGATGCCTTCGCCCTTTTCGACCGTCTGGAAGCGCGCGTGCAGGAATTCCACGGGAACCTATTGCGGGCTGCAGTGGAGGTCGCAAAGGACTGGCGCCTCGACAAGTATTTGCGCCGTCTCGAGGCGATGCTCGTTGCGGCAGACCGCGACCATTTGCTCCTACTGAGCGGGACCGGAGAAATCATCGAACCGGACGACGACATTCTGGCGATCGGATCGGGTGGGCCTTATGCGTTGGCGGCGGCACGGGCCCTACGTGCTCACACCGAGCTCTCCGCGAAGGAGATCGCCCAAGAAGCTATGCGGATCGCGGCTGGACTGTGCATCTACACGAACGAAGAACTGATCATCGAAACGCTGGAGTAG
- a CDS encoding dehydrogenase: MPQAYLSAVLTAPQKVDLREAPFPPKLEANEVLIEVAAAGICGTDLAIYSGEYRVPLPLVLGHEFSGRVVESSAGARGKWLVGRWVTAEINNTCVAYGRRSRCEACRRGLPTHCQRRTVVGIVGHDGAFAQYLRVPIGSVHVLPRVISPKAGVFVEPLAAAIRTFELTPLAGGETVVVLGCGRLGKLIALVAHKLGARVIAVGRTATKIAAVAEYASELVALGDHALEFPPQAVPKRKNGGRLRVQRLANAGELQMLVMDRTRGLGADVVVEATGCAQNLELALKLVRPRGTIALKSTPGVPMERWDTTMTAVDEVCIQGSRCGPFDKAIAFMEEHGVPNESWITAEFPLERCAEALDAARTQPKVILTIGS; this comes from the coding sequence ATGCCACAAGCATATCTCAGCGCGGTGTTAACGGCGCCCCAGAAGGTGGACCTCCGGGAGGCGCCTTTTCCGCCAAAGCTCGAGGCCAACGAGGTGCTGATCGAGGTGGCCGCGGCTGGGATTTGCGGGACAGATCTCGCGATCTACTCCGGTGAGTACCGTGTGCCCTTGCCGCTGGTTCTGGGCCACGAGTTCAGCGGTCGAGTCGTGGAGAGCAGTGCGGGCGCGCGTGGCAAGTGGCTCGTGGGGAGGTGGGTTACCGCCGAAATCAACAACACGTGCGTCGCTTATGGGCGCCGCAGTCGTTGTGAAGCGTGCCGCCGAGGCTTGCCCACCCACTGTCAGCGGCGCACCGTCGTCGGGATTGTGGGCCACGATGGCGCATTCGCTCAGTATCTTCGTGTCCCCATCGGCAGTGTGCATGTGTTGCCACGAGTAATCTCGCCGAAAGCAGGTGTCTTCGTGGAGCCGCTGGCAGCAGCGATTCGCACCTTTGAGCTTACGCCGTTGGCAGGGGGTGAGACGGTGGTCGTGCTCGGTTGCGGGCGACTGGGCAAGCTGATTGCTTTAGTGGCCCATAAGCTGGGGGCACGAGTGATCGCGGTAGGACGTACGGCCACGAAGATCGCGGCGGTCGCTGAGTATGCCTCGGAGCTGGTGGCGCTGGGGGACCACGCTCTGGAGTTTCCGCCGCAAGCTGTTCCGAAGCGAAAAAATGGCGGGCGACTTCGCGTCCAGCGACTTGCGAATGCGGGCGAACTGCAGATGCTGGTAATGGACCGGACGCGAGGGCTCGGTGCGGACGTGGTGGTAGAAGCGACCGGTTGCGCCCAAAATCTGGAGCTGGCCCTCAAACTTGTTCGTCCTCGGGGGACGATTGCGCTCAAGTCCACTCCCGGCGTACCGATGGAGCGCTGGGATACGACCATGACAGCAGTGGATGAAGTTTGCATTCAGGGGTCGCGTTGTGGACCGTTTGACAAGGCGATCGCGTTCATGGAAGAACATGGGGTGCCAAACGAAAGTTGGATTACCGCGGAATTCCCCTTGGAGCGGTGTGCAGAGGCACTTGATGCTGCACGAACTCAGCCGAAGGTCATCCTGACGATTGGATCGTAA
- a CDS encoding GCN5-related N-acetyltransferase yields the protein MRIEPLTPDLVPEITRVAKHAFEFDEIDEALIREKTVGAEDFDPELGVVVKVEDRVVGFAQGAVGVGDDDRGIGYVRLLAVSPAWRRRKAGTLLLFTLENQLRARNCHTISIMDCPQNYFQPGLDFRYTEGVCFLLRHGYRMVHENHNMRCDIEVGQWPDLEAEIKRLSAEGFEVRRAQFADEPHICEFLQAHWPAWVAEVKRALRRDPPGVHLAWHNGKVVAFAAYQGNNASLSWFGPMGTDPEVRKKGLGAILLRLCLKDLAHQGWRHAIIPWVGPISFYARTCGAWLDRCFWVYRKDFSTKPLEWKLAEAALAGQSDPVNKLLRAFSFDPMTRKESELVNK from the coding sequence ATGCGCATTGAGCCTCTTACACCAGACTTGGTTCCGGAAATCACACGGGTGGCGAAGCACGCCTTTGAGTTCGACGAGATCGACGAGGCACTCATCCGCGAAAAAACGGTGGGCGCAGAGGATTTCGATCCAGAGTTGGGGGTTGTCGTGAAAGTTGAAGATCGCGTGGTTGGCTTCGCCCAAGGTGCCGTTGGGGTGGGGGATGACGACCGCGGAATAGGCTATGTCCGGCTGCTCGCTGTGAGTCCAGCGTGGCGGCGTCGCAAGGCTGGCACGCTCCTGCTTTTCACTCTGGAGAATCAGTTGCGTGCTCGGAATTGCCATACCATAAGCATCATGGATTGTCCCCAAAACTATTTCCAGCCCGGCCTCGACTTTCGTTATACCGAGGGCGTATGTTTTCTGCTTCGCCATGGCTATCGGATGGTGCACGAGAACCACAATATGCGTTGTGACATCGAGGTTGGGCAGTGGCCAGATCTCGAAGCCGAAATCAAACGCTTGAGCGCCGAGGGATTTGAGGTGCGACGGGCGCAGTTTGCGGATGAACCACACATCTGTGAGTTTCTTCAAGCGCACTGGCCGGCGTGGGTGGCGGAGGTGAAACGTGCACTCCGACGAGATCCTCCCGGTGTCCACCTGGCATGGCATAATGGCAAAGTTGTCGCTTTTGCCGCGTATCAAGGAAACAACGCGTCGCTCAGTTGGTTCGGGCCCATGGGTACGGATCCAGAGGTGCGGAAGAAAGGACTGGGTGCGATCCTCTTGCGACTGTGCCTTAAGGATCTTGCTCATCAAGGCTGGCGCCATGCGATCATCCCGTGGGTCGGCCCTATCAGCTTCTACGCTCGAACCTGCGGCGCATGGCTCGACCGCTGCTTTTGGGTTTACCGCAAAGACTTCTCAACAAAGCCCCTCGAGTGGAAGCTCGCCGAGGCTGCCTTAGCTGGACAATCCGATCCTGTGAATAAGCTCCTGCGAGCATTCTCGTTCGACCCGATGACACGAAAAGAGTCCGAGCTCGTAAATAAATAG
- a CDS encoding TPR domain protein, putative component of TonB system, with amino-acid sequence MSEQQIRARAGHPVSAAQRRRVVAKRPTGLLEAEDLFSFPWLFLFATYTVMALIFLLFTPYTHQLDEIKNALLMTLPPFLLWLAVYRINFETITWRKHASSILLGGFVLAMVISFLLNPYKLVGERVLWFQFACITFTVVFAWCLDSEPKVRTTVTFYMLLSFASVAIGLFLFAGRGFTDAIYEAMKSSRFWSPQAKNLVLTLASSKEMYSTILNSDFFAAYLVMTIPLVLSCFFVAERTWERALALTTFLLMNVCLIFTNSNDSYMSMALVAYPLYFLLGFKHLREINISKRVLAVFFIGSAVLAATVVLFMIPKLSQTWDFKAAALEGRKILWLGGFYPWLYRDDPTMSHLDWIAILFGTGPGGYRFYFPVFRRADFFDNQINNVTTFGHNYYLDILLEFGLLGLGFFLAFYGRVLWDGIRQVLRTENRVLRFYQMGCVSGLAGVAVQNFFSPNNRWAVCGMIFWSLFGLSMGIYRLEKDEQKPINPAGVPPKPSRFYLKLAALALCTAFVLRSVPQGLNYFPGAMAHGMGLIYMEAADYRSEEKSYYLQRARDYFLKSIELNPTFVSSYYKLGHVYNQLGEVDKSLATYERLHAINPHYSEVHLNIGILYGVKAMDAVGVEKAELLEKSYRELKEAARQELKPNVQWTAASIGKSLAETYDELHSAELSKEEKEKLAKLDPEKKRANEVREEIKQFYRNILTYQPKLEEYQVERKRWYNAAQRELVALAYQTGKLDEAEEMLKQMYNEDPDRAEYRSQLLAFYDRQGKKQEKIAFLEEASHNAPTDISIRRTLADAYREAGMTEKYVAELRKIEILDPKNPYALTNLYRHYAASKDESKVEEYRKKLEEIGVDASRLPKPEDLASTGTENQLLDTEQALLKTEEKRTQPAEATATRVQPSISVTTVTADASAATSAGDTTHSPSQGATVTSAAGDNMTSR; translated from the coding sequence ATGAGCGAGCAACAGATCCGAGCCAGAGCTGGTCATCCGGTATCCGCCGCCCAACGCCGGCGTGTCGTGGCGAAACGACCGACAGGCCTACTGGAGGCGGAAGATCTCTTCTCCTTCCCGTGGCTTTTCCTCTTTGCCACCTACACGGTGATGGCGCTCATTTTCCTTCTATTCACGCCATACACCCACCAACTCGATGAGATTAAGAATGCCCTCCTCATGACGCTGCCGCCATTTCTACTTTGGCTGGCTGTCTATCGCATCAATTTCGAAACCATCACGTGGCGGAAACATGCGAGCTCTATTCTTCTCGGTGGTTTCGTGCTCGCGATGGTTATTTCGTTCCTGCTCAACCCGTATAAGCTCGTTGGTGAGCGCGTTCTATGGTTTCAATTCGCCTGCATCACGTTTACGGTCGTTTTTGCGTGGTGTCTTGATAGCGAGCCAAAGGTCCGCACCACGGTGACCTTCTACATGCTTTTGTCGTTCGCCTCGGTGGCGATCGGGCTGTTTCTGTTCGCCGGACGTGGGTTTACGGATGCCATCTACGAAGCGATGAAGTCATCGCGTTTTTGGAGTCCCCAAGCGAAGAATCTGGTTCTAACTCTTGCCTCGTCGAAGGAGATGTATTCGACGATCCTCAACTCGGACTTTTTCGCTGCCTACCTTGTGATGACGATTCCGCTCGTGCTCTCATGCTTTTTTGTCGCGGAGCGGACTTGGGAACGCGCGCTGGCGTTAACGACGTTCTTGCTGATGAACGTCTGCCTTATCTTTACCAACTCGAACGATTCCTACATGTCCATGGCCCTTGTAGCCTATCCCCTCTATTTCCTCTTGGGGTTCAAGCACCTGCGCGAAATTAATATCTCGAAACGTGTGCTGGCCGTTTTCTTTATCGGCTCCGCAGTGTTGGCGGCCACGGTGGTGCTGTTCATGATCCCAAAACTCTCCCAAACGTGGGACTTCAAAGCGGCCGCGCTGGAAGGAAGAAAGATTCTCTGGCTGGGTGGGTTTTATCCATGGCTTTACCGCGATGACCCAACCATGAGCCATTTGGATTGGATCGCGATCCTGTTTGGGACGGGGCCGGGCGGCTATCGCTTCTATTTCCCAGTCTTCCGCCGAGCGGACTTTTTCGATAACCAAATTAATAACGTCACAACGTTTGGCCACAACTATTACTTAGACATCCTGCTCGAGTTTGGCCTGCTCGGCTTGGGCTTCTTCCTCGCCTTCTACGGGCGGGTTCTGTGGGACGGCATTCGACAGGTTCTCCGCACCGAAAACCGCGTCTTGCGTTTCTATCAGATGGGCTGCGTGTCGGGACTTGCCGGGGTGGCTGTGCAAAACTTTTTCAGCCCGAACAACCGTTGGGCCGTGTGCGGCATGATCTTTTGGTCGCTCTTCGGGCTTAGCATGGGGATCTACCGCCTCGAAAAAGACGAGCAGAAACCGATCAACCCTGCGGGTGTTCCTCCCAAACCCTCCCGATTCTACCTGAAACTGGCCGCCTTGGCGCTGTGCACAGCCTTTGTCTTGCGGAGTGTGCCGCAAGGCTTGAATTATTTCCCGGGAGCAATGGCCCACGGCATGGGACTCATCTACATGGAGGCTGCGGATTACCGGAGCGAAGAGAAAAGCTATTACCTGCAACGAGCACGCGACTACTTCTTAAAGAGCATCGAGCTGAATCCCACTTTCGTGAGCTCGTACTATAAGCTTGGGCACGTCTATAACCAGTTGGGGGAGGTGGACAAATCGTTGGCCACTTACGAGCGCTTGCACGCCATCAACCCGCACTACTCCGAGGTACACCTCAATATTGGGATCCTTTACGGTGTGAAAGCAATGGACGCAGTCGGCGTGGAAAAAGCCGAATTGCTCGAAAAATCATATCGCGAGTTGAAGGAAGCCGCACGGCAAGAGCTGAAGCCCAACGTCCAGTGGACCGCCGCAAGTATCGGTAAAAGCCTTGCCGAGACCTATGACGAACTTCACAGCGCGGAGCTTTCCAAAGAGGAGAAAGAGAAGCTGGCGAAGCTCGATCCCGAGAAAAAGCGTGCCAACGAAGTTCGCGAAGAGATCAAGCAATTCTATCGCAACATCCTTACCTACCAACCCAAGCTCGAAGAGTATCAGGTGGAGCGCAAACGATGGTACAACGCAGCGCAACGGGAGCTCGTGGCTTTAGCCTATCAAACTGGCAAGCTCGACGAAGCGGAGGAAATGCTCAAGCAGATGTACAACGAGGATCCGGATAGAGCCGAGTACCGCTCGCAGCTTCTGGCTTTCTACGACCGGCAAGGGAAGAAGCAGGAGAAGATTGCGTTCTTGGAGGAAGCTTCCCACAACGCTCCTACCGATATCTCCATTCGTCGCACACTTGCAGATGCCTACCGCGAGGCAGGCATGACGGAGAAGTACGTCGCTGAGCTCCGAAAGATCGAAATCCTCGACCCGAAAAACCCCTATGCCCTGACAAATCTCTACCGACATTATGCAGCCTCTAAGGACGAGTCGAAGGTCGAAGAGTATCGCAAGAAGCTTGAGGAGATCGGAGTAGATGCAAGCCGACTTCCTAAGCCGGAGGATCTTGCGTCCACTGGCACGGAAAACCAGTTGCTCGATACGGAGCAGGCTCTGCTCAAAACGGAAGAAAAGCGGACTCAACCTGCGGAAGCAACTGCGACCCGTGTGCAGCCCTCGATCTCCGTGACCACGGTCACTGCAGACGCCTCAGCTGCCACGTCAGCGGGGGACACGACGCACTCTCCAAGCCAAGGTGCCACCGTCACTTCGGCTGCGGGTGACAATATGACTTCCCGGTAG